CCGAGGCCGTGCACAACACCCGTCTGCGCCTGGGTGAGGGCCTGGTCGGCCAGATCGCGCTGAAGGCCGGGCCGCTCGCGCTCTCCGACGCGCAGAACCATCCGAACTTCGCCTACCGCCCGGAGACCGGCGAGGAGCTCTATCACTCCTTTTGCGGCGTGCCGATCCAGCGCGGCGCGCGCGTGCTGGGCGTGCTGGTCGTGCAGAACCGCACGCGCCGCCACTACGGCGAAGAGGAGATCGAGGCGCTGGAGACCGTGGCCATGGTGCTGGCCGAGCTCTTCGGCAGCGGTGAGATCATCAGCCAGGAGGAAGGCCGCAGCGTCGAGGGCGCATCGCTTCTGCCCGCGCGGCTGTCCGGCATGGTGTTGAACGAAGGCTTCGCCATGGGCCGCGCCGTGCTGCACCAGTGGGGCATCGTGATCGACCAGGTGGTGGCCGAGGACCCGGACGCCGAGATCGAGCGCCTGAACCGCGCGGTGGAGGAGATGCGTCTCGCCGTCGACCGCCTCGTCGACCGGGTCGACGCCAGCCTCGACGACGAGGAGGGCGAGGTGCTGGAGAGCTACCGCATGTTCGCCCACGACCGCGGCTGGATGGAGCGGATCCGCGATCAGATCCAGGGCGGCCTGTCCGCCGAGGCGGCGGTGGAGCGGATCAAGAACGAAACACGCCAGAAGATGGCCAAGGTCCGCGATCCCTACCTGCGCGAGCGGCTGGCCGACCTGGAAGACCTCGCCTACCGCCTGTTGCAGCACCTCTCCGGCGTGCAGGGCTCGGCCCAGAACCTGCCGGAGGAAGCGGTGATCGTGGCCCGCACCATGGGACCGGCGGAACTGCTGGACTATGACAGGAACCGCCTGCGCGCGCTGGTGCTGGAGGAGGGCAGCCGCACCTCCCATGTCGCCATCGTGGCGCGCGCCCTGGGGCTGCCCACCGTCGGGCGCTGCACCACCGCCATGACCCGGATCATGCCGGGCGACACGGTGCTGGTGGACGGGCAGAACGGGCAGGTCTTCGCGCGGCCCGGCGAGTCCATCAAGCAGACCTTCATCCAGACCATCGCCGAGCGCGAGCGCCGCCGCGCCGCGCTGGCCGCGACCCGCGACCTGCCCTCCGTCACCCGCGACGGGCAGGAGGTGACGCTCTTGATGAATGCCGGGCTCCTGCTCGATCTGCCGCACCTGAAGGAAAGCAACGCCGCCGGGATCGGACTCTACCGCACCGAGATTCCCTTCATGGTGCGCGACGCCTATCCGGCCCGCGCCGAGCAGCAGCAGCTCTATGAGCGCATCTACGACCAGGTCGGCGACCGCCCGGTGGTCTTCCGAACGCTGGATGTCGGCGGCGACAAGCCCTTGCCCTACATCGCCATGAGCAACGAGGAGAACCCGGCCATGGGCTGGCGGGCGATCCGCATGACCCTCGACCGCCCGGTCCTGCTGCGCGATCAGCTGGGCGCCCTTATCCAGGCCTCGGCGGGCCGTCCCTTGCGCGTCATGTTCCCCATGGTCACCGACCTGACGGAGATGCGCGTCGCGCGCCGTCATTTCCACAAGACCCTGGAGCGCGAGATGAAGCGCGGCGCCAAGGGCCCTTCCGAAGTTCACCTGGGCGCCATGCTGGAGGTCCCGGCACTGCTCTGGCAGCTGGACGAGCTCCTGGCCGAGGTCGACTTCCTTTCCATCGGCAGCAACGACCTCTTTCAGTTCGTCTTCGCCAGCGACCGGGGCAGCACCGGTCTGATGCGGCGTTTCGACCCGCTCTCTCCGCCCATGCTGAGCCTTCTGCGCGACGTCGCGCAGCGCGCTTCGGCGGCCGAGGTGCCGCTCACGCTCTGCGGGGAGATGGCGGGCAATCCCCTGGAGGCCATGACGCTGATCGGCTGCGGCCTGCGGCGGCTTTCCATGAACGCCGGCTCGATCTCCTCCGTGAAGGAGATGGTGCGCAGCCTGGATGCCGGGGAGGTCGGAGATCTGGTCGCCTATCTCTCGAAACGCCCGGCGCGCAGCCTGCGCCCGCTGCTGCGCGCTTTTGCTCAGGACCGCGGGGTGAAGCTCTAGGGGCTGCCCTGAAGCGGGCCTGCGCGATGGCGTTTGCCGCCGCCTGTCCGGCTTTGCTATGACTTGAACAGCGGTGAGGACCGGCGGCCCGATGGCCGCGCGTCCCTTGCACCCGCGACAGGATGAAGAGGCCTTTTCAGTGCCCAGCGACCAAGACCAGCAAGAACCCTATCTGGAGCAGCCCCCGCTGGAGGGCGGCGGCCACTTTTCCGTGGGCCGCCAGCTCCGCGAGGTGCGCGAGACCTATGATCTGGAGATAGAGGACGTGGCGACGGCGCTGCGCATCCGCCCCTTCTATCTCCAGGCGATCGAGGAGACCCGTTACGAGAGCCTGCCCGGGACCAC
The window above is part of the Limibacillus sp. genome. Proteins encoded here:
- the ptsP gene encoding phosphoenolpyruvate--protein phosphotransferase; this encodes MTPPETPRAAPQQIDWAGSRRLLRLLRDAMKSGGPVQSRLDRVVTLIASNLVAEVCSIYAMRAGEVLELFATQGLRPEAVHNTRLRLGEGLVGQIALKAGPLALSDAQNHPNFAYRPETGEELYHSFCGVPIQRGARVLGVLVVQNRTRRHYGEEEIEALETVAMVLAELFGSGEIISQEEGRSVEGASLLPARLSGMVLNEGFAMGRAVLHQWGIVIDQVVAEDPDAEIERLNRAVEEMRLAVDRLVDRVDASLDDEEGEVLESYRMFAHDRGWMERIRDQIQGGLSAEAAVERIKNETRQKMAKVRDPYLRERLADLEDLAYRLLQHLSGVQGSAQNLPEEAVIVARTMGPAELLDYDRNRLRALVLEEGSRTSHVAIVARALGLPTVGRCTTAMTRIMPGDTVLVDGQNGQVFARPGESIKQTFIQTIAERERRRAALAATRDLPSVTRDGQEVTLLMNAGLLLDLPHLKESNAAGIGLYRTEIPFMVRDAYPARAEQQQLYERIYDQVGDRPVVFRTLDVGGDKPLPYIAMSNEENPAMGWRAIRMTLDRPVLLRDQLGALIQASAGRPLRVMFPMVTDLTEMRVARRHFHKTLEREMKRGAKGPSEVHLGAMLEVPALLWQLDELLAEVDFLSIGSNDLFQFVFASDRGSTGLMRRFDPLSPPMLSLLRDVAQRASAAEVPLTLCGEMAGNPLEAMTLIGCGLRRLSMNAGSISSVKEMVRSLDAGEVGDLVAYLSKRPARSLRPLLRAFAQDRGVKL